One window from the genome of Nicotiana tomentosiformis chromosome 5, ASM39032v3, whole genome shotgun sequence encodes:
- the LOC138893138 gene encoding uncharacterized protein: MSLFTRAPLKDSKIESVLLKKFGETLSKGAMIWYHNLPPNTIDSFAMLADSFVKEHAGAIKVETRNSDLFKVKQKDNEMLREFVFRFQIKRMDLPPVTDDWPVQAFTQGLNERSLVAS, translated from the coding sequence atgtcactttTTACACGTGCGCCATTAAAGGACAGCAAGATCGAATCTGTGTTACtaaagaaatttggggaaaccctgtcaaagggagcaatgatatggtatcataatttaccacctaacactatcgattcttttgccatgcttgcagattcatttGTAAAAGaacacgccggagccataaaggtcgagactaggaattcagaccttttcaaggtaaagcagaaagataacgagatgctcagagagtttgtaTTTCGTTTCCAAATAAAACggatggatctaccaccggtcaccgACGATTGgcccgttcaagctttcacccaaggactaaatGAACGAAGCTTAGTGGCTTCATAa
- the LOC138893139 gene encoding uncharacterized protein yields the protein MYNAINTSKELWNALEKKYKTEDACLKKFVVAKFLDYKIIDNKNVGTQVQELQLIFHDLIAEDLVIRLKIEEDNKTTEKKSRGNSAIMRANIVEETAPKSKKRKRSSGQTKEQNKKKFKGSCYNCGKIGHKALDCCLPKKYKKKGQANIVEKNDDIDDLCAMLSEYNLVGNLKEWWIDFGATRYVCAVKEAFATYSTAGII from the exons ATGTACAATGCGAtaaatacttcgaaagaattatggaacgcacttgagaagaagtacaagactgaagatgcatgcttgaagaagttcgtggttgccaagtttctagactataaaataatAGACAACAAAaatgttggaacccaagttcaggagcttcaacttatttttcatgaccttattgctgaag atcttgtgattcgcctcaagattgaggaagacaacaaaacaaccgagaagaagtctcgtggaaattcagcGATCATgagagctaatatcgttgaggagactgctccaaaaagtaagaagaggaagaggtcttctggacagactaaggagcagaacaaaaagaaattcaagggcagctgctacaattgtggaaaaatcgGTCACAAAGCCCTTGATTGttgtctcccgaaaaagtataagaagaagggacaagcCAACATAgtagagaagaatgatgacattgatgatctgtgtgcaatgctttcggaatacaacctagttggaaatctgaaggagtggtggattgactttGGAGCCACTCGatatgtttgtgctgtcaaggaagcatttgcgacttactctactgctg gaataatttag
- the LOC104100311 gene encoding lanC-like protein GCL1 has product MSSSVVQFASQENNSNSSNHQHEDGNERLDSDHHNHPTAHNISLPSETFLQAAISLKDQVVDMTWKGNGRSAGGVTDPTVYTGLLGTAFTCLRSYEATGDRKDLELCSEIVDACAELARTVTRHVTFLCGRGGVYALGAVAANYCGDQHKRVLYLNHFFEVAQERALPVGPEDGGFGMSYDLLYGRAGFLWAALFIRKYLGAETVPDEYLMPVVEAILAGGRAGATDNPACPLMYRWHGTRYWGAAHGLAGILHVLLHFPLSQEDIEDVKETLRYMMSNRFPHSGNYPVSEGNPRDKLVQWSHGATGITITMCKASEVLSNDREFRDAAIEGGEVVWKNGLVKKVGLADGASGIAYAFLSLFRLTGESIYEERARAFASCLYHNARTIMNERHHNEADHSYSLFQGLGGVACFLFDLLTPENSRFPGYEL; this is encoded by the exons atgtcgtcttcggtaGTGCAGTTTGCTTCACAGGAAAACAATAGTAATAGTAGTAATCATCAACATGAAGATGGAAATGAACGGCTTGATTCTGATCACCATAACCATCCTACGGCTCACAATATTTCCCTTCCTTCTGAAACTTTTCTCCAAGCTGCCATCTCTCTTAAAGACCAG GTAGTAGACATGACATGGAAAGGAAATGGAAGGAGTGCCGGTGGTGTGACGGATCCGACGGTATATACAGGTTTGTTAGGAACGGCGTTTACCTGCCTGAGGTCGTACGAGGCTACCGGTGATCGGAAAGACTTGGAATTGTGCTCAGAGATAGTTGACGCGTGTGCAGAACTTGCACGTACTGTCACGAG GCATGTGACTTTCCTGTGTGGAAGAGGAGGGGTATATGCTCTTGGAGCTGTTGCAGCTAACTATTGTGGGGACCAACACAAGAGAGTGTTGTATTTGAACCATTTCTTTGAG GTGGCACAGGAGAGAGCCCTTCCTGTTGGACCTGAAGATGGAGGTTTTGGAATGTCATATGACCTCCTTTACGGACGAGCTGGCTTCTTGTGGGCAGCATTGTTTATCAGGAAGTACTTAGGGGCGGAGACAGTGCCAGATGAATACCTTATGCCTGTTGTTGAAGCTATATTAGCAGGAGGGAGAGCAGGGGCAACTGATAACCCAGCCTGCCCGCTGATGTATAGATGGCATGGGACAAGATATTGGGGCGCAGCTCACGGGCTTGCTGGTATTCTGCATGTATTACTTCATTTTCCGCTCTCTCAAGAAGATATCGAAGATGTTAAGGAGACCTTAAGGTACATGATGAGCAACAGGTTTCCCCACAGTGGTAATTATCCTGTCAGTGAAGGGAATCCAAGAGACAAGCTGGTCCAATGGTCCCATGGTGCTACCGGCATCACCATTACTATGTGCAAAGCATCGGAG GTACTGTCAAATGATAGGGAGTTTCGTGATGCTGCCATAGAAGGTGGAGAGGTAGTGTGGAAAAACGGCTTGGTGAAGAAAGTAGGACTTGCTGATGGTGCATCTGGAATTGCTTACGCCTTCCTTTCACTCTTCCGTCTAACTGGGGAAAGCATATATGAAGAAAGAGCAAGAGCTTTTGCAAGTTGCTTATATCACAATGCGAGGACGATCATGAATGAAAGGCATCATAATGAAGCAGATCATTCCTACTCTCTTTTCCAAGGATTAGGTGGCGTCGCTTGCTTCTTGTTCGACTTGCTTACGCCTGAAAATTCCAGGTTCCCAGGCTATGAACTCTAA
- the LOC117277747 gene encoding disease resistance protein RPM1-like, which yields MAESAITFLVHQISDWLHSGQKFIVGIEEEIVYIKDAFEQMRTFSRVADAKEEEDAELQVWIKKVLDLAHDVQDILESHFVMCNSFQEKVSWPWKKPHHSLMSEKLFEAQNENILKASEGIKARIIVISEGHKTFLQKYGVITSAESSNITWCNNHEVLHDDADLVGIENPKSVLLYRVLSDDPEWKLLCVVGTRGIGKTTLVKKIFDDATVNKHFNHHTLWIDIPKFSNVKELFTSMLAPQDDHSRRALETMDANMLAQFLQLFFESSRYLIVLDDVPDIGTWRTLKCAFPRVSCGSRIIIISRFADICHTICVETDVDSHVYNLKPLSKKESWILFCRKAFSGSLLCPSSLMQISKDIVQKCRGLPLAILVIAGALATKGKRKEAWEIFYDSLVDKLQGSYSEVEHMKRILNLCYQDLPFYLKSCFTYLSIVPKYHIIDKMRLTRLWAAEGLVLEREGKAVAKVAESYLNELANRSLIQVDKKYPDGRLAIFSINNLWYEIILSKSGESAMATIANGEETRRPHKVRHLVITDELTNDIQNIDQFKHLHSLITFGSPDSVTSSFLLKLLCGSFKLLKVLDLTQAPLVKIPKEVFELVHLKFLNLKSTKIKHLPGSIQKLENLEFLDLRETSVNKLPVEILRLQHLRHVLIYRRGAGFLHGFIAPENIGILASLEVVTLINATTSTVIELGKLTRLRKLEIAKLRRKHARDLCSSLDKLINLEQLSISSYGVNDIIDLHYPLRSTHSSLRTLTFEGRLERLPIWVTSLEALATVHLTLTKLVDNALETLQDLPNLVNLVLDSAYEGEELRFRAGGFKKLRELYIWHCRKLSIIKVEEGAMPSLEELQLCNCPVMKEFPFGIEHLSKLQRLVLQNVSEKMLMTLQLEDSQSGDYWKIAHIPRVQIVDL from the coding sequence ATGGCAGAGAGCGCTATAACTTTTCTGGTACATCAAATTTCAGACTGGCTCCACAGTGGACAAAAGTTTATTGTAGGAATTGAAGAAGAAATTGTGTATATCAAGGATGCATTTGAACAAATGAGGACTTTCTCAAGAGTAGCTGatgcaaaagaagaagaagatgctgAATTACAAGTATGGATCAAGAAAGTACTAGACCTTGCACATGATGTCCAAGACATTCTTGAAAGTCATTTTGTCATGTGCAACAGTTTTCAAGAAAAGGTATCGTGGCCATGGAAAAAACCCCATCATTCATTAATGTCTGAGAAGTTATTTGAAGctcaaaatgaaaatattttaaaagcatCGGAAGGTATAAAGGCCCGAATCATCGTCATTTCTGAAGGACATAAAACGTTTCTTCAGAAATATGGTGTTATAACAAGTGCAGAAAGTAGCAACATTACATGGTGTAATAACCATGAAGTACTTCATGATGATGCAGATCTTGTAGGCATTGAAAATCCTAAATCAGTACTACTTTATCGGGTTCTTTCTGATGATCCAGAATGGAAATTGCTTTGTGTAGTTGGAACAAGAGGTATAGGGAAAACCACCCTAGTCAAGAAAATCTTTGATGATGCAACAGTGAACAAGCATTTCAATCATCATACTCTGTGGATTGATATTCCAAAATTTTCTAATGTTAAGGAGCTATTCACGTCCATGCTTGCTCCACAAGATGACCATTCCCGTCGAGCACTTGAAACCATGGATGCTAACATGTTGGCACAATTCCTTCAATTATTCTTTGAGTCATCAAGGTACTTAATTGTCCTTGATGATGTCCCTGATATTGGCACCTGGAGAACTCTCAAATGTGCATTTCCTAGAGTAAGCTGTGGCAGCAGGATTATCATCATATCGCGTTTTGCTGATATATGCCATACTATTTGTGTGGAAACTGATGTTGATAGTCATGTTTATAATTTGAAGCCTTTGTCCAAAAAAGAATCTTGGATTCTTTTCTGCAGAAAGGCATTTTCAGGCAGCCTATTATGCCCTTCATCCTTGATGCAAATCTCCAAAGACATTGTACAGAAATGCAGAGGTCTCCCACTGGCGATTTTGGTGATTGCTGGTGCTTTGGCTActaaagggaaaagaaaagaggcGTGGGAGATATTCTATGACAGCCTTGTTGACAAGTTACAAGGTAGTTATAGTGAAGTCGAGCACATGAAAAGGATACTCAATCTATGTTATCAAGACTTGCCTTTCTATCTCAAGTCTTGTTTCACTTATCTGAGCATAGTTCCAAAATATCATATCATCGATAAGATGAGACTGACTCGATTGTGGGCAGCAGAAGGACTTGTCCTTGAAAGAGAGGGAAAAGCAGTTGCAAAAGTTGCTGAAAGCTATCTCAATGAACTTGCAAATAGAAGCTTGATCCAAGTTGATAAAAAATACCCTGATGGAAGGTTAGCGATATTCAGCATTAATAACCTGTGGTATGAAATCATTCTTTCTAAGTCAGGGGAAAGTGCCATGGCAACTATAGCTAATGGGGAAGAAACAAGAAGGCCTCACAAAGTCAGACATCTGGTAATCACTGATGAATTGACAAACGATATACAAAATATTGATCAGTTTAAGCATCTTCACTCACTAATAACGTTTGGTTCTCCAGATTCTGTGACTAGTTCATTCTTGTTGAAGCTGTTATGTGGCAGTTTCAAGCTACTCAAGGTCTTAGACTTGACACAAGCCCCATTGGTAAAAATACCAAAAGAAGTCTTTGAATTAGTACATCTCAAGTTTTTGAACTTAAAGAGCACTAAGATAAAACATCTCCCAGGATCAATACAGAAGCTTGAGAACCTCGAGTTCTTGGACCTAAGGGAGACATCAGTAAACAAATTGCCTGTTGAAATTCTAAGGCTTCAACATCTTCGCCATGTCCTCATTTATCGACGTGGTGCTGGTTTTTTGCATGGTTTTATAGCTCCTGAGAACATAGGAATCCTTGCGTCCTTAGAAGTGGTGACTCTTATAAATGCCACTACAAGCACAGTGATTGAATTGGGAAAGTTAACAAGACTACGAAAGTTAGAGATCGCAAAGCTGCGAAGAAAACACGCAAGGGATCTTTGTTCTTCCCTTGACAAGTTGATAAATCTTGAACAACTATCTATCTCATCTTATGGGGTGAATGATATTATTGATTTACACTATCCCCTTCGTTCTACACACTCATCCCTTCGAACATTAACCTTCGAAGGGCGTTTGGAGAGGCTTCCAATATGGGTAACATCTCTTGAAGCCTTAGCCACAGTTCATTTAACTTTGACCAAGTTAGTGGACAATGCACTAGAAACTCTTCAAGATTTGCCCAACCTTGTAAACCTTGTGCTAGATTCGGCTTATGAAGGCGAAGAATTGAGGTTCAGGGCAGGCGGATTCAAGAAACTGCGAGAATTATATATTTGGCACTGCAGGAAATTGAGTATAATTAAAGTGGAAGAAGGTGCAATGCCTTCTCTTGAGGAGCTTCAACTGTGCAACTGTCCGGTAATGAAGGAGTTTCCGTTTGGGATTGAGCATTTAAGCAAGCTTCAACGTCTTGTGTTGCAAAATGTTTCTGAAAAGATGTTGATGACTTTGCAGCTTGAGGACAGTCAAAGTGGGGATTACTGGAAAATTGCTCATATTCCTAGAGTTCAGATAGTAGACTTGTAG
- the LOC104100312 gene encoding disease resistance protein RPM1-like, with amino-acid sequence MAESAISYLVHRLSAWLHGRQKCYEGIEQEIVHIRDAFEHMRTFSRVADAKEEEDVDLQVWIKQVQYLAHDIQDILEKHHVMCNNFQEKASWPWKKPHHSLMSKKLFEAQNDNLQVMLEGVRARIIVISEGHKTFLQKYGVTISPESSNISWRNNHEEVILDDDADLVGVENHESMLLDWLLSDDQEWKLLSIVGTRGIGKTALVKKIFDDAAVSKNFNRTIWIEIPRFSDVTDMLLSMVNLNDDSTRRALETMNGNMLAQSLQQTFETLRYFVVLDDVPDIDTWRTLKYLFPSKSRGSRVIIISRFAEICHTICAETGGDSHVYSWKPLSEEESWILFCRKVFSGSLLCPPSLMQISKDIVEKCNGLPLAILLIAGALATKGNKTEAWELFHGNLVDKLQGSYSEVEHMKRILNLCYQDLPFYLKSCFTYLSIIPKDHVINKKRLIRLWAAEGLVLEREGKGIAQVAESYLNELANRSLIQVTKKYPDKWLQSFSIHSMWYETILSKSGERAVTTIANGEGTKRPHKVRHLVIADELANDIQDVDRFKHLHSLITFRSSDSVTNSFLLKLLCGSFKLLKVLDLTGAPLVNVPEEVFELVHLKFLNLRNTKIKHLPGSIWKLEYLEFLDLRDTLVNKLPDEILRLQHLRHVFIYRWGADFLHGFKAPKNIGTLVSLEVVNLINATASTVIELGKLTRLQILEIAKLRRKHGRDLCSSLDKLINLQQLSISSYGVSDIIDLHYPLSSTHTSLRILLFEGRLERFPQWITSLQALATIHLKWSKLVDNALESLQDLPNLVKLVLDQAYEGKELRFREGGFKKLKDLRILHSTELRQIKVEEGAMTSLYELQLRNCGLMEELPFGIEHLSTLQYLSLEQMSEKLLMTVQPKDSQSGDYWKIAHIHGLHIE; translated from the coding sequence ATGGCAGAGAGTGCCATATCTTATTTGGTACATCGGCTTTCAGCTTGGCTCCACGGTAGACAAAAATGTTATGAAGGAATTGAACAAGAAATTGTTCATATCAGGGATGCATTTGAACATATGAGGACTTTCTCAAGAGTAGCTGatgcaaaagaagaagaagatgttgATTTACAAGTATGGATCAAGCAAGTACAATATCTTGCACATGATATCCAAGACATTCTTGAAAAACATCATGTTATGTGCAACAATTTTCAAGAAAAGGCATCATGGCCATGGAAAAAACCCCATCATTCATTAATGTCTAAGAAGTTATTTGAAGCTCAGAATGATAATCTTCAAGTTATGTTGGAAGGTGTTAGGGCCCGAATCATCGTCATTTCTGAAGGACATAAAACATTTCTTCAGAAATATGGTGTTACAATAAGTCCTGAAAGTAGCAACATCTCATGGCGTAATAACCATGAAGAAGTAATTCTTGATGATGATGCAGATCTTGTAGGTGTTGAAAATCATGAATCAATGCTTCTTGATTGGTTACTTTCTGATGATCAAGAATGGAAATTGCTTTCTATAGTTGGAACTAGAGGTATAGGGAAAACTGCCCTAGTCAAGAAAATCTTTGATGATGCAGCAGTGAGTAAGAATTTTAATCGAACTATATGGATTGAGATTCCAAGGTTTTCTGATGTTACGGACATGTTGTTGAGCATGGTTAATCTAAACGATGACAGTACCCGTCGAGCACTTGAAACCATGAATGGTAACATGTTGGCACAGTCCCTTCAACAAACCTTTGAGACATTGAGGTACTTTGTTGTCCTTGATGATGTCCCTGATATTGACACATGGAGGACTCTCAAATATTTATTTCCTAGCAAAAGCCGTGGCAGCAGGGTTATCATCATATCGCGTTTTGCTGAAATATGCCATACCATTTGTGCTGAAACTGGTGGTGATAGTCATGTTTATAGTTGGAAGCCTTTGTCTGAAGAAGAATCTTGGATTCTTTTCTGCAGAAAGGTATTCTCAGGTAGCCTGTTATGTCCTCCATCTTTGATGCAAATCTCCAAAGACATCGTAGAAAAATGTAATGGTTTGCCTCTGGCAATTTTGTTGATTGCTGGTGCACTGGCTACTAAAGGGAACAAAACAGAGGCGTGGGAGTTGTTTCATGGCAACCTTGTTGACAAGTTACAAGGTAGTTATAGTGAAGTCGAGCACATGAAAAGGATACTCAATCTATGTTATCAAGACTTGCCTTTCTATCTCAAGTCTTGTTTCACATATCTGAGCATAATTCCAAAAGATCATGTCATTAATAAGAAGAGACTGATTCGACTATGGGCAGCAGAAGGACTTGTCCTTGAAAGAGAAGGAAAGGGAATTGCACAAGTTGCTGAAAGCTATCTCAATGAACTTGCAAACAGAAGCTTGATCCAAGTTACCAAAAAGTACCCTGATAAATGGTTACAATCATTCAGCATCCATAGCATGTGGTATGAAACCATCCTTTCTAAGTCCGGGGAAAGGGCCGTTACAACTATAGCTAATGGGGAAGGAACAAAAAGACCTCACAAAGTCAGACATCTAGTAATCGCTGATGAATTGGCTAATGATATACAAGATGTTGATCGGTTTAAGCATCTTCACTCTCTGATAACATTCAGGTCATCAGATTCTGTCACTAATTCATTCTTGTTGAAGCTGTTATGTGGCAGTTTCAAGCTGCTCAAGGTCTTAGACTTAACAGGAGCCCCGTTGGTGAACGTACCAGAAGAAGTCTTTGAATTAGTACATCTCAAGTTTTTGAACTTGAGGAACACTAAGATAAAACATCTGCCAGGATCAATATGGAAGCTTGAGTACCTCGAGTTCTTGGACCTAAGGGACACATTGGTAAACAAATTGCCTGATGAGATTCTAAGGCTTCAACATCTTCGCCATGTCTTCATTTATCGCTGGGGTGCTGATTTTTTGCATGGTTTCAAAGCTCCTAAGAACATAGGGACCCTTGTGTCCTTAGAAGTGGTGAATCTTATAAATGCCACTGCAAGCACAGTGATTGAACTGGGAAAGTTAACAAGACTACAAATATTGGAAATCGCGAAACTGAGAAGAAAACATGGAAGGGATCTTTGTTCTTCCCTTGACAAGTTGATAAATCTTCAACAACTATCAATCTCATCTTATGGGGTAAGTGACATTATTGATTTGCACTATCCCCTTTCTTCTACACACACATCCCTCCGAATATTACTCTTCGAAGGGCGTCTAGAGAGGTTTCCACAATGGATAACATCTCTTCAAGCCTTAGCCACAATTCATCTAAAATGGAGCAAGTTAGTGGACAATGCACTAGAGAGTCTTCAAGATTTGCCCAACCTTGTAAAACTAGTGCTAGACCAGGCCTATGAAGGCAAAGAATTGAGGTTCAGGGAAGGTGGATTCAAGAAACTGAAAGACTTACGTATTCTGCACTCTACAGAATTGAGACAGATTAAAGTGGAAGAGGGGGCAATGACTTCTCTTTATGAGCTTCAATTGCGCAACTGTGGATTAATGGAGGAGTTGCCCTTTGGGATTGAACATTTGAGCACGCTTCAGTATCTTTCGCTGGAACAAATGTCTGAGAAGTTGTTAATGACTGTGCAGCCTAAGGACAGTCAAAGTGGGGATTACTGGAAAATTGCTCATATTCACGGACTTCATATAGAATAG
- the LOC138893140 gene encoding disease resistance protein RPM1-like, whose translation MAESAITYLVHQLSTLLNGGQKFLEGIQEEIVHIRDEFGKMRTFSRVADAKEEKDAELQVWIKQVQDLAHDVQDILEKHVVMCNNFQDKGSWPRKKFHLSFSEKLFEAQHDNLSMLLEGIKVRIVIISEGHITFLQKYGVIVSAESRNINTWCDNHEEVVLHDDADLLEWKLHCIVGSRGIGKTTLVKKVYDDAAVKKHFNHTLWLEIPRVSDVKELMKNMITINNDHSRRVIEAMDTNMLAQFIRQLIESSRYFIVLDDVPDIAESSSYRVLLNYAVTFVWKLAVIVMLIVSICLKKNLGFFSAERSLIQVARKYPDGRLETFRIHNLWYEFILSKSRERSHKVRHLVIQDHLSSDIQDIDQFKHLRTLITLGSSASVSSSLLLKLLSGSFKLLKCLNLRSTKIKHIPGSIGKLENLEFLDLRETLVNKLPVEILKLQHRHIFINRFAAGYIHGFEAPKKIGTLVSLEMVNRINATTSTVIELGKLTRLRMLYIAKLRRKHGRDLCSSLDKLINIQQLTISSFGVGGIIDLHYPLHSTHSSLRTLVFEGCLESFPQWVTSLQALAIVVLRGSKLMDNALETLQDLPSLVKLVLDRAFEGEELRFGAGRFKKLKILCIWHSTKLRQTKVEEGAMPFLEELQLCNCGLMEDLPFGIEHLRKLGYLLLEEISEKLLMTLQLKDSQSGDYWKIAHIPKVHVKMFCIMNASSLMIFINQMNNLLSSEAEADPRFDSGKGATVE comes from the exons ATGGCAGAGAGTGCTATAACTTATTTGGTACATCAGCTTTCAACCTTGCTCAATGGTGGACAAAAATTTCTTGAAGGAATTCAAGAAGAAATTGTTCATATCAGGGATGAATTTGGAAAGATGAGGACTTTCTCAAGAGTAGCTGatgcaaaagaagaaaaagatgcTGAATTACAAGTATGGATCAAGCAAGTACAAGACCTTGCACATGATGTCCAAGACATTCTTGAAAAACATGTTGTTATGTGCAACAATTTTCAAGATAAGGGATCATGGCCACGgaaaaaattccatctttcattttCGGAGAAGTTATTTGAAGCTCAGCATGATAATCTTTCAATGTTATTGGAAGGCATCAAAGTCCGTATCGTCATCATTTCTGAAGGACATATAACATTTCTTCAGAAATATGGTGTTATAGTAAGTGCTGAGAGTAGAAACATTAATACATGGTGTGATAACCATGAAGAAGTAGTTCTTCATGATGATGCAGATCTGTTAG AATGGAAATTGCATTGTATAGTTGGAAGTAGAGGTATAGGGAAAACCACCCTAGTCAAGAAAGTCTATGATGATGCAGCGGTGAAAAAGCATTTCAATCATACACTGTGGCTTGAGATTCCAAGGGTTTCTGATGTTAAGGAGCTAATGAAGAACATGATTACTATAAACAATGACCATTCCCGTCGAGTCATTGAAGCCATGGATACTAACATGTTGGCACAGTTCATCCGACAACTCATTGAGTCATCAAGGTACTTTATTGTCCTTGATGATGTCCCTGACATTG CAGAGTCATCTTCATATCGCGTTTTGCTGAACTATGCCGTAACATTTGTGTGGAAACTGGCGGTGATAGTCATGCTTATTGTTTCAATTTGTCTGAAGAAGAATCTTGGATTCTTTTCTGCTGAAAG AAGCTTGATCCAAGTTGCTAGAAAGTATCCTGATGGAAGGTTAGAGACATTCAGAATCCATAACTTGTGGTATGAATTCATTCTTTCCAAGTCAAGAGAAAGGAGTCACAAGGTCAGACATCTAGTAATCCAGGATCATTTGTCTAGTGATATACAAGACATTGATCAGTTTAAGCATCTTCGCACTCTAATAACGCTCGGGTCATCAGCTTCTGTCTCTAGTTCATTATTGTTGAAGCTGTTATCTGGCAGTTTTAAGCTGCTCAAG TGTCTAAACTTGAGGAGCACTAAGATAAAACATATCCCAGGATCAATAGGGAAGCTTGAGAACCTTGAGTTCTTGGACCTAAGGGAGACATTGGTAAACAAATTGCCAGTCGAGATACTAAAGCTTCAACATCGCCATATCTTCATTAATCGCTTTGCTGCTGGTTATATACATGGTTTTGAAGCTCCTAAGAAGATAGGGACTCTTGTGTCTTTAGAAATGGTGAATCGTATAAATGCCACTACAAGCACAGTGATTGAATTGGGAAAATTAACAAGACTAAGAATGTTGTACATCGCGAAGCTGAGAAGAAAACATGGAAGGGATCTTTGTTCTTCCCTTGACAAGTTGATAAATATTCAACAACTAACTATCTCATCTTTTGGGGTGGGTGGCATAATTGACTTGCACTATCCCCTACATTCTACACACTCATCCCTTCGAACATTAGTCTTTGAAGGGTGTTTGGAGAGCTTTCCCCAATGGGTAACATCTCTTCAAGCCTTAGCCATTGTTGTTTTAAGAGGGAGCAAGTTAATGGACAATGCACTAGAAACTCTTCAAGATTTGCCCAGCCTTGTCAAACTCGTGCTAGACCGAGCCTTCGAAGGAGAAGAATTGAGGTTCGGGGCAGGTAGATTCAAGAAGCTGAAGATATTATGCATTTGGCACTCTACAAAGTTGAGACAGACGAAAGTGGAAGAGGGTGCAATGCCTTTTCTTGAAGAGCTTCAACTGTGCAACTGTGGATTAATGGAGGATTTGCCCTTTGGGATTGAGCATTTGAGGAAGCTTGGTTATCTTTTGCTGGAAGAAATTTCTGAAAAGCTGTTAATGACTCTGCAGCTTAAGGACAGTCAAAGTGGGGATTACTGGAAAATTGCTCATATTCCTAAAGTTCATGTGAAAATGTT TTGTATCATGAATGCCTCTTCCCTTATGATTTTCATTAATCAAATGAACAACCTGTTGTCATCAGAGGCAGAGGCGGACCCAAGATTTGATAGTGGCAAGGGCGCCACTGTCGAATAA